CCCGGCTGGTAGCCGACGAGGGCCACCTTCCCCCCGGGGGAGAGGCGGCGGGCCGCCTCTTCGGCCATGGCCTCGGCACAGCGTCCCGTGGCGGCGTCGTGACAGTGGATCGTCGATCGGACCCGTCCCAGCCTTCTCCCGATGGCGTTGGCCGCGGCGACGAAGAGCGCCCTGTTGCGGTCGCTCGTCGGCTCGATGTCGAGCAGGTCTCCCAGAGTCCCCTGCCACCCCGCCGGGGTCGACGTGAAGGCCTGCCCTCTGCCGTCGCCGTACCGGGCTTCGATGAGTTTCTCCTTTCCCTCCATGAGGGGGTAGTCGTGCCAGGGGGCGGGATCGCCGATGGCCTCGGCCACGCCCAGGGGACGGATTTCGACGGTCTCGTTCCGGTCCAGTTCCCTTTCTTCGACGAGAGCGATCACTTTTTGGCGGAAACGTTTCATGGACGAAGTCATCGAGGTCACTCCTTTTTTCGGTTCTCTCCCCCTTTCGGGCGGGGGCGAGGAGGGTTCCCGACGAGCCCCGGGGTGAAATCCCAGGGGCATGTCGGCGGTGGAGCGAGGGCCGCGAGCGGAAAAAGGGACCGTGTCTCCGTCCCGAGGCTTTGCACGGAGAGATCCTGACGGCCTTTGTCCACAAGCCCAGCCCCGGATGGAGAGGGCTCGGATCGGCCCTTCGAACGGCCTCACAATAGCAGCGGGGCCGCCCCGTTGCAACGCCAAGGAGAGGGCTTCCCCTCGGCAGTCGGGGTGGATCTTCTCCCCGAATCCGCCCCGACGCGGTGAGCGGGAGGGTACCCCGTCCGCCGGGGCCGGGGGGCTTCTCGGTGTCCGAACCTCGGGGATGCGACTTCCTCCACCGCGCGGCTCGAGCCGCTCCGGAGCGGAAAGAGCTAGAATAGGACGATGATCCAAAAGGACAAAAGGACAAGAAGGAGGACCACCATGACCTTTATCGGGCATTTCGACGGCGCCTCGCGGGGCAATCCCGGCCCGGCCGGGGCGGGGGCCGTCCTGTACGATCCGTCGGGGCGGGAGATCTGGAGCGCCGCCCGTGCCCTGGGGAATCGGACCAACAACGAGGCCGAGTACGAGGCCCTCATCCTTCTCCTGGCCGAGGCGGACCGGCGGGAGCTGAAGAGCCTCATCGTCCGCGGCGACAGTCAGCTCGTCGTCCGCCAGATGAAGGGGGAGTGGAAGATCCGCGAGCCCCGCCTGGCCGAACTGGCCGGCCGGGCCCGAAACGGTGCGGGCGCCGTCGACGTCACCTACCAATGGGTCCCGCGGGAGCGGAACGAGCGGGCCGACGCCCTCTCCAACGAGGCTCTCGACGGCCCGGCGAAGG
The DNA window shown above is from Aminithiophilus ramosus and carries:
- a CDS encoding ribonuclease HI family protein; amino-acid sequence: MTFIGHFDGASRGNPGPAGAGAVLYDPSGREIWSAARALGNRTNNEAEYEALILLLAEADRRELKSLIVRGDSQLVVRQMKGEWKIREPRLAELAGRARNGAGAVDVTYQWVPRERNERADALSNEALDGPAKVLSAPEETVILEPVEGAIFLARGEETYAVDVAHDSCSCPAFRRRGRCRHLDAARERR
- a CDS encoding Rossmann-like domain-containing protein; translated protein: MTSSMKRFRQKVIALVEERELDRNETVEIRPLGVAEAIGDPAPWHDYPLMEGKEKLIEARYGDGRGQAFTSTPAGWQGTLGDLLDIEPTSDRNRALFVAAANAIGRRLGRVRSTIHCHDAATGRCAEAMAEEAARRLSPGGKVALVGYQPGFVHALSERLGPEKLLVVDLDPERIGKVEAGVTILDGRTELNRLAAEGEWGLATGSTLVNDSLDGTIAAFAARGKPVVFFGTTIAFAACLLHLERLCFEAE